In Erigeron canadensis isolate Cc75 chromosome 7, C_canadensis_v1, whole genome shotgun sequence, one DNA window encodes the following:
- the LOC122606484 gene encoding ABC transporter B family member 19-like: MAEFSYEKHELGGSSFTHRPHHTTPSHSYQSTPLSLYSPQTSPFPTSQRTRYTRVPPTTPFASDHDQSWQAEISWQVEPTGRIDSNGSSLGAALSPWTGQAAPSRTPSPAPSPGRRVFRQSAKDYYLSGGDIKFRNFTNPYYEYSNVLSPGRIELQSHVADHQPQSSSFNGGYIKSPTFAKMGTSSTPRKSNLSNSDIEDEIITNIQDPRWWSVSRAYVDGHNSHLNGISFRSHDHHHSLHSYSEDSGHFSHIPQYLQSYDVQGKEFDEDEDEDEAPPPKTIGIFGLFKFSTKLDMFLVIIGCIGALINGGSLPWYSYLFGNFVNQIALDNDKDQMMKDVRKVCVLMAGLAGIVVIGAYLQMACWRLVGERSAHRIRTKYLRSVLRQDVSFFDTEISTSDIIHGISSDVAQIQEVMGDKMAHFIYHIFTFICGYTVGFLKSWKVSLAVLAVTPLTMFCGIAYKAVYVGLATKEVNSYKKGGNIAEQAISSIRTVFSFVAEENLAARYDAILDESVPVGKKLGFAKGIGIGVIYLVTYSTWALAFWYGSILVSRNELSGGAAIACFFGVNVGGRGLALSLSYFAQFAQGTVAASRVFEVIDRIPAIDPYSTMGRKPETVFGKVELKGVSFAYPSRPSVPILSSLNLVIPSQKTSALVGASGAGKSTIFALLERFYDPIEGFILLDGQDIKSLQVKWLRSQMGMVGQEPVLFADTILENILMGKENATKKEAITACIAVNAHKFISDLPLGYDTQVGDKGIQLSGGQKQRIALARAMIKDPKILLLDEPTSALDPKSESLVQDAIDKISKGRTTIVIAHRLATVKNAETIVILEEGSVVEIGDHNQLMAREGAYFALIKLASEAVSSNPITEKGNFGTNYETSGAYDLLRSNHVYEISMSGYMKSVHDANQEVTQKETEKRSYTISQIWKLQKPEAGLLFVGIIFGMLAGAILSLFPLVLGQALVYYFDTDKSKLKKDVGYLCLALVGLGLGCILTMTGQQGFCGWAGTILTKRVRAFLFRSILKQEPGWFDSDLNSPGSLVTKLSIDCMSFRSVLGDRYSVLFMGLSSAAVGLSVSLYLEWRLALLATILTPFTLGASYFSLIINLGSKVDNGSYDKASAIASGAVSNIRTVATLSTQEKIVHSFDQSLLKPKSTSIKRSQITGISLGFSQGAMYSAYTLVLFFGAYLVKEDYTRFGDVYKIFLILVLSSFSVGQLAGLAPDTSMASTAIPAVFEILNRKPLIQGKGKKMDRSKDCDIEFKMVTFAYPSRPDVMVLRDFSLKVKSGTMVAVVGGSGSGKSTVVWLTQRFYDPINGKVLMGGMDLRDLDVKWLRLQTALVGQEPALFAGTIRENIRFGNLKASWSEIEEAAKEAYIHSFISGLPQGYDTEVGESGIQLSGGQKQRIAIARAIVKKSKVLLLDEATSALDMESEKQIQEALRKITKRTTTIVVAHRLSTIREASFIAVVQDGKVSEYGTHDTLMANHVDGVYASLARSEMEANVFA, translated from the exons ATGGCAGAATTCTCCTATGAGAAGCATGAGCTCGGTGGCTCATCCTTTACCCATCGCCCTCACCACACAACGCCATCGCATTCCTACCAATCAACCCCTCTCTCGCTCTACAGCCCTCAGACATCCCCATTTCCAACTTCACAAAGAACACGTTATACCCGTGTACCTCCCACTACCCCTTTTGCTTCTGACCATGACCAGTCATGGCAAGCCGAAATATCATGGCAGGTTGAGCCCACTGGCCGGATAGACAGCAATGGCAGTTCTCTTGGTGCTGCATTAAGCCCATGGACTGGACAAGCAGCACCATCACGGACACCCTCCCCAGCCCCTTCTCCAGGCAGACGTGTGTTTCGTCAGTCAGCTAAAGACTACTATCTTTCTGGTGGTGATATAAAGTTTCGTAACTTTACTAACCCGTATTATGAATATTCAAATGTGTTGTCTCCTGGCAGAATCGAGCTTCAAAGCCATGTTGCGGATCATCAACCACAGAGTAGTTCCTTTAATGGTGGTTATATCAAGTCTCCAACTTTTGCCAAAATGGGAACTAGCAGCACTCCTAGGAAAAGCAATCTTTCGAACTCAGATATAGAAGATGAAATAATAACAAACATACAAGATCCCCGATGGTGGTCTGTTTCTCGTGCTTATGTTGATGGTCACAATAGTCATCTTAATGGGATTTCATTTAGAagtcatgatcatcatcatagTCTCCATAGTTACAGTGAGGATAGTGGACATTTTTCTCATATTCCTCAATATCTTCAAAGTTATGATGTACAAGGAAAAGAGTTTGATGAGGACGAAGATGAAGATGAGGCCCCGCCACCGAAAACTATAGGGATTTTTGGATTATTTAAGTTTTCGACGAAATTAGATATGTTTCTTGTAATAATAGGTTGCATTGGTGCTTTGATAAATGGAGGATCTCTACCATGGTATTCTTATCTTTTTGGAAACTTTGTCAACCAGATTGCTTTAGACAATGACAAAGATCAGATGATGAAAGATGTCAGAAAG GTATGTGTGCTTATGGCAGGATTGGCAGGAATAGTTGTAATTGGAGCCTACTTAC AGATGGCTTGTTGGCGATTGGTGGGGGAGCGATCGGCTCATAGAATAAGAACCAAGTACTTAAGGTCAGTTTTAAGGCAGGATGTCAGCTTCTTTGACACAGAAATTAGTACGAGTGATATCATACATGGAATCTCAAGTGATGTTGCTCAAATTCAAGAAGTTATGGGAGACAAG ATGGCACACTTTATatatcacatattcacattcATTTGTGGCTACACGGTTGGCTTCTTAAAATCTTGGAAGGTTTCTCTTGCGGTTTTGGCTGTCACTCCATTAACAATGTTCTGTGGCATCGCTTATAAGGCAGTCTATGTTGGCCTTGCCACAAAAGAAGTG AATTCTTACAAGAAAGGTGGTAATATAGCAGAACAAGCGATAAGTTCAATTAGAACCGTATTTTCTTTCGTCGCAGAAGAGAACTTAGCAGCTAGATATGATGCAATATTGGATGAATCGGTCCCTGTTGGAAAGAAACTTGGTTTTGCAAAGGGTATAGGAATTGGGGTAATATACCTAGTTACATATTCAACATGGGCATTAGCTTTCTGGTATGGATCAATTTTGGTATCGAGAAACGAACTATCTGGTGGTGCAGCCATTGCTTGCTTCTTTGGAGTGAATGTTGGTGGCAG GGGTTTGGCATTATCGTTATCATATTTTGCGCAATTTGCCCAAGGGACTGTAGCAGCTAGTAGAGTGTTCGAGGTTATAGACAGGATCCCAGCCATTGATCCTTATAGTACCATGGGGAGAAAACCCGAGACTGTCTTTGGTAAAGTGGAGTTAAAAGGTGTTTCTTTTGCTTACCCGTCTCGCCCAAGTGTCCCAATTCTCAGTTCCCTCAATTTGGTAATACCATCCCAAAAAACTTCAGCACTAGTTGGTGCAAGCGGAGCCGGAAAGTCAACCATTTTTGCCCTCTTGGAGCGGTTCTATGATCCTATTGAGG GCTTTATTTTGCTGGATGGTCAAGATATAAAGAGTTTACAAGTGAAGTGGCTAAGAAGTCAAATGGGTATGGTGGGTCAAGAGCCCGTTCTCTTTGCAGACACCATTCTTGAAAATATTCTGATGGGTAAGGAGAATGCCACCAAGAAAGAGGCAATCACTGCTTGCATTGCCGTAAATGCACACAAGTTCATAAGTGATCTACCACTAGGATATGACACTCAG GTAGGAGATAAAGGTATCCAGTTATCAGGGGGTCAAAAACAACGAATTGCCCTTGCTCGTGCAATGATTAAAGACCCCAAGATCCTTCTTTTGGATGAACCCACAAGTGCTTTAGACCCAAAATCTGAGTCACTTGTTCAAGATGCTATAGATAAAATCTCAAAAGGGAGAACTACAATTGTGATTGCTCATAGGCTAGCAACTGTCAAGAATGCTGAAACAATTGTTATTCTAGAGGAAGGATCCGTTGTTGAAATAGGTGACCATAATCAGCTCATGGCACGAGAAGGAGCTTACTTTGCTTTGATCAAACTTGCATCCGAAGCTGTATCTTCCAACCCGATAACTGaaaagggtaattttggtaCAAACTACGAAACTTCTGGTGCTTATGATTTATTGAGATCAAATCATGTATATGAGATATCCATGTCTGGATACATGAAATCAGTTCATGATGCAAACCAAGAAGTGACACAAAAAGAAACCGAAAAGAGGTCATACACGATTTCTCAAATATGGAAGTTACAGAAACCAGAGGCTGGTCTTCTGTTTGTTGGCATAATCTTTGGTATGCTGGCAGGTGCTATTCTCTCCCTATTCCCATTGGTTTTAGGCCAAGCACTTGTATACTATTTTGATACAGACAAGTCTAAACTAAAGAAAGATGTCGGGTACCTCTGTTTAGCACTAGTTGGGCTTGGGTTAGGGTGCATTCTCACCATGACTGGTCAACAAGGTTTCTGCGGTTGGGCTGGTACAATACTTACCAAACGAGTTCGTGCTTTCCTCTTCCGTTCTATACTAAAACAGGAGCCCGGGTGGTTTGACTCAGACCTCAACTCACCCGGATCACTTGTAACAAAACTATCCATTGACTGCATGAGTTTCAGGTCAGTTTTAGGCGATAGATATTCTGTCCTATTCATGGGTTTAAGCTCAGCCGCAGTTGGCCTTAGTGTCTCCTTGTATCTAGAATGGAGGCTAGCCCTTTTAGCTACTATTTTAACCCCTTTCACACTTGGAGCTAGCTACTTCAGCTTGATCATCAACCTCGGTTCAAAAGTAGATAACGGCTCTTACGACAAAGCCAGTGCAATAGCTTCAGGAGCAGTATCAAACATTAGAACAGTAGCAACATTATCTACCCAAGAAAAGATAGTACATTCTTTTGACCAATCTTTATTAAAACCGAAATCAACTTCTATAAAAAGATCCCAAATCACCGGTATATCGTTAGGGTTCTCTCAAGGTGCAATGTATTCAGCTTACACCctagttttattttttggtgCTTACCTTGTTAAAGAAGACTATACAAGATTTGGTGACGTGTACAAGATTTTCTTGATTCTTGTTTTGAGCTCGTTTTCGGTCGGTCAACTGGCTGGGCTGGCTCCAGATACATCGATGGCATCAACTGCAATACCTGCAGTTTTTGAAATCTTGAACAGGAAGCCGTTGATACAAGGAAAAGGGAAAAAGATGGACAGATCAAAAGATTGTGATATAGAGTTCAAGATGGTGACTTTTGCGTACCCATCAAGGCCTGATGTGATGGTGTTGAGGGATTTTAGTTTGAAGGTGAAAAGTGGGACCATGGTGGCAGTGGTTGGAGGTAGTGGTTCTGGGAAGTCAACGGTGGTGTGGTTGACTCAAAGATTCTATGATCCTATTAACGGAAAAGTGTTGATGGGTGGGATGGATTTGAGGGATCTTGATGTGAAATGGCTGAGACTCCAAACAGCTTTGGTTGGTCAAGAACCGGCATTGTTTGCTGGCACCATTAGAGAAAATATCAGATTTGGGAATCTGAAGGCATCATGGTCAGAGATTGAAGAAGCTGCTAAAGAAGCCTACATTCATAGTTTCATCAGTGGGCTCCCTCAAGGTTATGATACAGAG GTTGGTGAAAGTGGGATTCAGCTATCAGGAGGTCAGAAACAGAGGATAGCAATAGCAAGGGCTATAGTGAAGAAATCAAAGGTGTTGTTACTGGATGAAGCAACTAGCGCATTGGATATGGAATCTGAAAAGCAGATTCAAGAAGCGCTCAGGAAGATCACCAAACGTACCACAACCATCGTGGTGGCTCACCGCCTCTCCACCATTAGAGAAGCCAGCTTTATAGCCGTGGTCCAAGACGGTAAGGTGTCTGAATATGGAACCCATGACACACTTATGGCCAACCatgtggatggtgtttatgctAGCCTTGCACGCTCCGAAATGGAAGCTAATGTTTTTGCTTAA
- the LOC122607157 gene encoding uncharacterized protein LOC122607157: MASLTPGLLLKLLRTINSNVRVRGEHRSILLQVISIVPALNGSELWPNHGFFIKISDSSHSTYASLLKDDNELILNNKLQIGQFFWVDRMDVGTPVPILVGVRPVPGRHSFVGNPKDLMQMLEPSEAKKPSELEEFKQESTKKKIVIKEEKVTVASRYMQGVLSRSDGPKKDENERNGTIKGRQHEIIKDQAQLKSSLNKSSDAVRPRVGGEPLTTKQENIKSNSVQRRRDKNHSSEILSWSSLPPKLLNHGKGMIRRRNLASLAAAEAQKEAITAANLVKCLGIFGELCSSASHTKPHESLTKFFTLYGMIEQENVPIKLDGYDDHQQLSCSSPTPENNKGKSGKKTGCGRGTSTKRTSSLELISVADKLEWANGDGLRQGKELREVLLDETQTWFLDFLEKALDVGFQMRNHESVVKAGKGKSSSQHNKAEPKSQIAVTLSQLKHANEWLDKIRSKMVVIENKGGSVVVETIDRLKQKIYACLLVHVDSAAFALDQTKSDRRV, encoded by the exons atggcatCTCTTACACCAGGGCTGCTTTTGAAACTACTCAGAACTATTAACTCGAACGTAAGAGTTCGCGGTGAACATCGATCGATCCTCTTGCAAGTGATCAGCATTGTGCCAGCCTTGAATGGGTCCGAACTATGGCCAAACCATGGGTTCTTCATCAAAATTTCAGACTCTTCTCATTCCACGTATGCATCTCTTTTAAAAGATGACAACGAGCTCATTTTGAACAATAAATTGCAAATAGGCCAATTCTTTTGGGTCGATAGAATGGATGTTGGCACACCGGTTCCAATTTTGGTCGGAGTTAGGCCTGTTCCTGGCCGACATTCGTTTGTTGGGAACCCAAAAGATTTGATGCAGATGTTAGAGCCATCTGAAGCTAAAAAGCCGAGTGAATTGGAGGAATTTAAACAAGAgagtacaaaaaagaaaattgtgatcaaagaagaaaaagttACAGTTGCTTCAAGGTATATGCAAGGAGTTTTGTCAAGAAGTGATGGTCcaaagaaggatgaaaatgagAGAAATGGCACAATCAAAGGCAGACAACATGAGATAAttaaagatcaa GCACAATTAAAATCAAGCTTAAATAAGTCTTCTGATGCAGTAAGACCGCGGGTAGGTGGTGAACCATTGACTACTAAGCAAGAAAACATCAAATCAAATTCGGTGCAAAGAAGAAGAGATAAAAATCATTCCTCTGAGATACTTTCATGGTCTTCCTTGCCTCCTAAACTGCTAAATCATGGCAAG gGAATGATAAGAAGAAGAAACTTAGCTTCTCTAGCCGCAGCAGAAGCTCAAAAGGAAGCCATTACAGCAGCAAATCTTGTCAAATGTCTCGG AATATTTGGTGAACTCTGCTCATCCGCGTCACACACAAAGCCCCATGAGTCCCTGACCAAGTTCTTTACACTTTACGGGATGATAGAACAAGAAAATGTCCCCATCAAATTAGATGGATATGATGATCATCAGCAGTTGTCATGTAGCTCACCGACACCAGAAAATAATAAGGGCAAATCTGGAAAGAAGACAGGGTGTGGTCGAGGTACAAGTACAAAAAGGACTTCTTCATTGGAGCTAATTAGTGTTGCTGACAAACTAGAATGGGCAAATGGAGATGGATTAAGACAAGGGAAAGAGCTCAGAGAAGTCCTGCTAGACGAAACGCAGACTTGGTTTCTAGATTTCTTGGAAAAGGCTCTGGATGTCGGGTTTCAAATGAGAAACCATGAATCGGTCGTCAAAGCAGGGAAAGGTAAAAGTAGTAGTCAACATAATAAAGCAGAGCCGAAAAGTCAGATTGCAGTGACATTATCTCAGCTGAAGCATGCAAATGAATGGCTGGATAAAATAAGAAGCAAAATGGTCGTCATAGAAAACAAAGGAGGATCAGTTGTTGTGGAAACTATCGACCGTCTAAAGCAAAAAATATACGCCTGTTTGCTGGTTCATGTGGACTCGGCTGCATTTGCTCTAGATCAAACCAAATCAGATCGCCGTGTATGA
- the LOC122607156 gene encoding protein PHYTOCHROME-DEPENDENT LATE-FLOWERING-like, which translates to MEVAEMRILRWTCGKILSGRIPTGVLRAELEVWTVINKLRGGRFRWFGHVRRRDQTTPLRRAESIHVDDIRRKGRPKMRWEKRLVKDLKELGLLENLTDGLARRSGHNKGESMIHRASPGEEIDLTVDEDGFVAKTLEAQVSFILNIFPDGYFIELPYESNDRHPNIVQDDLKILHPYDRRSESLIAAIECGQIPADFLDDIPCKYINGAVVCEVRDYRKKSSESGYYGSSTASYPSITKVSLKMSLDEVVKDIREISDSSWGYGDLIEAESRILNALHPVLCLDPTPNLDRLCKEPTSIKLNLDIRGMRLKRLRQTSRAATMPENTNLRVGHLRQIIGQPDFVNLADENVGQSNMRPGRPKEHAPSSFIPEPPQMSHQSHNQIVVSNSRYMQDDSARGSSDGISPIIPSMSNLNKICRSNTMALDDNKSQTDSISAPSSCLKNKLLQRQSTVLKQMFDGSPNNDSGGMEFTAEQKKIRCSMKQELADTDRAVKIDPSQVQKRLPQHWTRSIYCRDSWNNMCQPVENNTIIGEEFSGGSIGMHFGAAAGSSQGGKMASMRGQKGMRYNLIEETVESGRIDISEPIQVQKRLPQHFTRSNDSQAQWNNIGQSLDKNSIIQEDNNQRRKSTQSFSSLNSGKLTNGSMGEQVGVAVGSSQREKPVVNAMCDDTRSLTCSFNELMHPAQMSSNWRSESNSNTPDFNVGNRTLRDRFSIIQKLATRSKLECRNNKSDTRKDENSQKTSFPALQLIDVLVSDPNSDTCKDETCTMLLSESLVSGNINICKTRILNFVKDEGHLPGDVLSVVPEFQIRLMLSERESGYAVAMHYGELDDYDYLVEEELISTLPNTHSADLLAVQYCSLMLREGYHLESDHFKPKPMNMVPTPGTLPNTNYGAGQFHEGVSGQSTNEVARQGTSHQNIPNARMHAQGSRVLLPSRSQENEPQPSTYQQQPLQRSLVMMLASNPISMEQDTTMQQQLDNHNRVSSPQYQLLQQQQQSSMQGEKMTGSGSIGSMGWYIGENSSFGVQGFSDVMRMDGGTHAGTAVVSPMMGQNTTSINHGSPINSAINQQLHSDFAIMDTKPRVSVSKPNVLSEQSSHVGGLQGVVRQIHQGSGLSGVPQLVSGSANLETEPTQSRPKFLSVPWGASYNIYTSGSSGFLILDSSINRAKDMNLMQGNGMAPPRLMSGINQNQNLFMNQQQVLLPSTSNLQPVIWPTKQRSPSPFVGMPQQQAPHQPIPVSPQISYGWICPPMSAGNQEGTSTQLNSPNFASVGNNLPNFLM; encoded by the exons ATTGATCTGACCGTCGATGAAGATGGGTTTGTTGCTAAAACTTTAG AAGCACAAGTATCTTTCATATTAAACATTTTTCCAGATGGATATTTCATTGAATTGCCTTATGAG AGCAATGACAGGCATCCAAATATTGTACAAGATGATCTGAAGATTTTGCATCCATATGACAGGAGATCTGAAAGTCTGATTGCA GCGATTGAATGTGGCCAGATTCCTGCAGATTTCCTGGATGACATACCTTGCAAATACATCAATGGGGCAGTTGTGTGTGAG GTGCGAGACTACAGGAAGAAATCATCCGAATCAGGATATTATGGTTCTTCTACAGCTTCTTATCCTTCTATTACTAAAGTATCTCTTAAGATGTCACTGGATGAAGTGGTGAAGGATATTCGTGAGATATCTGATAGCTCATGGGGATATGGTGATTTGATA GAAGCAGAATCCAGGATATTAAATGCTCTGCATCCAGTACTTTGCCTGGACCCGACACCCAACTTAGACAGACTCTGCAAGGAGCCAACTTCCATAAAG CTAAATCTTGATATTCGTGGTATGCGTCTGAAGCGGCTAAGGCAGACATCTAGAGCTGCTACTATGCCAGAAAACACAAATCTGAGGGTAGGACACTTAAGACAGATAATAGGTCAACCTGATTTTGTGAATCTGGCTGACGAGAATGTTGGCCAGAGCAATATGAGGCCTGGAAGACCAAAAGAACATGCACCAAGTTCCTTCATCCCAGAACCTCCACAGATGTCTCATCAATCGCACAATCAAATTGTTGTCAGTAACTCACGATACATGCAAGATGATTCAGCACGAGGTTCTTCTGATGGTATTAGCCCAATTATACCATCTATGtccaatttaaataaaatatgcaGGTCAAATACTATGGCTCTTGATGACAATAAATCACAAACTGATAGTATTAGTGCACCCAGCTCCTGCTTAAAAAACAAGCTCTTACAGCGGCAATCAACTGTGCTAAAGCAAATGTTTGACGGGAGTCCTAATAATGATAGTGGGGGAATGGAATTTACAGCAGAGCAGAAAAAAATAAGATGCAGTATGAAACAAGAACTAGCTGACACTGATAGGGCAGTAAAAATCGATCCTAGCCAAGTGCAGAAAAGATTGCCACAACACTGGACAAGATCAATATACTGTCGAGATTCATGGAACAACATGTGCCAACCTGTTGAAAACAATACTATCATAGGAGAAGAGTTTTCTGGTGGATCAATAGGAATGCATTTTGGAGCTGCGGCTGGATCCTCCCAGGGTGGGAAAATGGCATCCATGAGGGGTCAGAAGGGAATGAGATACAATCTAATAGAAGAGACAGTGGAGAGCGGAAGGATTGACATATCAGAGCCCATTCAAGTGCAGAAAAGGTTACCACAACACTTCACAAGATCTAATGACAGTCAAGCGCAATGGAACAATATCGGACAATCTCTTGACAAGAATTCTATTATCCAGGAGGATAATAACCAGAGAAGAAAATCAACACAATCTTTCTCTTCACTAAATTCAGGGAAGTTAACTAATGGATCAATGGGAGAACAGGTGGGAGTTGCAGTTGGATCATCCCAGAGAGAGAAACCAGTTGTCAATGCGATGTGTGATGACACACGATCCTTGACCTGTAGTTTCAACGAATTAATGCATCCAGCACAAATGTCATCAAACTGGAGATCAGAATCCAATTCAAATACCCCAGATTTTAATGTTGGTAACAGAACCCTGAGGGATCGGTTTTCCATAATACAGAAGTTGGCAACAAG GTCTAAACTTGAGTGCagaaacaacaaaagtgatacTCGCAAAGATGAAAACAGCCAAAAAACATCTTTTCCTGCTCTACAGCTGATTGATGTTCTTGTCAGTGATCCTAATAGTGACACTTGCAAAGATGAAACATGTACAATGTTGCTCTCCGAGTCGCTTGTCAGTGGAAACATCAACATTTGCAAGACTAGGATCTTAAACTTTGTCAAGGATGAAGGTCATCTTCCAG GAGATGTGCTTTCAGTGGTTCCTGAATTTCAAATTCGATTAATGTTATCAGAAAGAGAAAGTGGTTACGCTGTAGCAATGCATTATGGAGAGCTCGATGATTATGATTACTTGGTAGAAGAGGAGCTTATCTCTACACTTCCAAATACT CATTCTGCAGACTTGCTTGCAGTCCAATATTGCTCTTTG ATGTTACGTGAAGGTTATCATCTAGAAAGTGACCATTTTAAACCTAAACCAATGAACATGGTTCCAACACCTGGCACTCTGCCTAACACCAATTATGGAGCTGGGCAATTTCATGAAGGTGTTTCAGGCCAGTCAACCAATGAAGTTGCCAGACAAGGAACTAGCCATCAGAACATACCGAATGCAAGGATGCACGCTCAAGGCAGCCGAGTATTGCTACCATCGAGGTCTCAAGAAAATGAACCACAACCATCTACCTATCAGCAGCAACCGCTTCAGAGATCATTGGTTATGATGCTCGCATCAAATCCCATATCAATGGAGCAGGATACAACCATGCAGCAGCAGCTGGATAATCATAATAGAGTGTCAAGTCCCCAATATCAGCTTTTACAACAACAGCAACAATCTTCAATGCAGGGAGAAAAGATGACGGGATCTGGAAGTATAGGCAGCATGGGTTGGTATATTGGCGAGAATAGTAGCTTTGGGGTTCAAGGTTTCAGCGACGTGATGAGAATGGATGGTGGTACTCATGCAGGAACCGCGGTTGTATCACCAATGATGGGTCAGAACACTACGAGTATAAACCACGGTTCACCTATCAACAGTGCTATAAACCAGCAACTTCATTCTGATTTTGCAATAATGGATACAAAACCAAGGGTGTCAGTAAGTAAACCAAATGTCTTGAGTGAGCAATCCAGTCATGTTGGTGGGTTACAGGGAGTTGTTAGACAAATTCACCAGGGATCGGGCTTAAGTGGTGTTCCACAACTTGTTTCTGGTTCCGCCAACCTGGAGACGGAACCTACACAGAGTAGACCAAAGTTCTTGAGTGTACCGTGGGGGGCATCATATAATATTTACACCTCAGGCTCAAGTGGTTTTTTGATCCTGGATTCTAGTATTAACAGGGCTAAGGACATGAATCTCATGCAAGGAAATGGTATGGCTCCTCCAAGATTGATGTCAGGCatcaatcaaaaccaaaacctcTTTATGAATCAGCAGCAGGTGCTTTTACCATCTACATCAAATTTACAGCCTGTTATTTGGCCAACCAAACAGCGATCACCATCACCATTCGTTGGAATGCCACAACAGCAGGCGCCTCACCAGCCAATTCCAGTGAGCCCACAGATAAGTTATGGTTGGATCTGCCCTCCCATGAGTGCTGGTAATCAAGAGGGAACGAGCACACAGTTAAACTCACCGAACTTTGCCTCTGTTGGTAACAACTTGCCCAACTTTCTAATGTAA
- the LOC122607381 gene encoding 25.3 kDa vesicle transport protein-like, whose product MVKLTMIARVTDGLPLAEGLDDGRDMPDAEFYKQQVKALFKNLSRGHNEASRMSVETGPYVFHYVIEGRVCYLTMCDRAYPKKLAFQYLEDLVNEFERGYGNQIETAARPYAFIKFDTFIQRTKKLYQDTRTQRNITKLNDELYEVHQIMTRNVQEVLGVGEKLDQVSQMSSRLTSESRVYADKAKDLNRQALIKKWAPVAIVLGVVILLFWARKKIY is encoded by the exons ATGGTGAAGCTGACAATGATTGCCCGTGTAACCGACGGCCTTCCGCTCGCTGAAGGACTTGACGATGGGCGCGATATGCCAGATGCAGAGTTTTATAAACAACAAGTTAAGGCATTGTTTAAGAATCTTTCTAGGGGACATAATGAGGCTTCTAGGATGTCTGTTGAAACTGGCCCTTATGTTTTTCA CTATGTAATTGAAGGGCGGGTATGCTATCTAACAATGTGTGATCGTGCTTATCCAAAGAAACTTGCATTCCAATATCTTGAAGATCTAGTGAACGAATTTGAGCGTGGTTATGGGAATCAAATTGAAACTGCTGCAAGACCGTATGCTTTCATTAAATTTG ATACATTTATACAGAGGACTAAGAAGTTGTACCAGGACACAAGAACTCAGAGGAACATTACTAAGTTGAATGATGAACTATATGAAGTTCACCAAATAATGACTCGTAATGTACAGGAAGTTCTTGGTGTTGGTGAAAAATTGGACC AGGTCAGTCAAATGTCAAGCCGCTTAACCTCAGAATCTCGCGTATATGCTGATAAAGCAAAAGATCTAAACCGACAG GCTTTGATTAAGAAATGGGCTCCTGTTGCTATAGTTCTTGGAGTTGTGATTCTACTGTTCTGGGCCAGAAAGAAGATATATTGA